In Acyrthosiphon pisum isolate AL4f unplaced genomic scaffold, pea_aphid_22Mar2018_4r6ur Scaffold_2825;HRSCAF=3355, whole genome shotgun sequence, a single window of DNA contains:
- the LOC103311498 gene encoding uncharacterized protein LOC103311498: MQEIVDGISDLFSSGIVSFLKNMVMPHLKECSISEKNEIDYLFDTLANPFFNFKTEYQRFKFFEDNNLFFKPKTIVIGHTIEKKNISGIDRQIMVPVQGHLLSMKQNLRLLFEFPGVFEAAFKYTEASTNQNQILSSFLNGTTWKSIKHKFSNKIVFPIFLYYDDVEIGNPLGSHSGIHKMGCVYYTIPAFPPEYLSTLDNIFAAFLFHSSDLGNSKFNNKTMFASLINDLIDLQENGITITVNSNIIQVYFVLGLVLGDNLGLNSILGFVSSFSANYCCRICRSHKTSAQKMLLECTESLRSEENYMLDVLQENVSETGVNELCVFNAIPNYHVIINSVCDFMHDVTEGVARYDMAVIITQLINDKYFTLIVGELVPIETPVWQLYIALRKIVDICCAKTIQSECSHLLDQIVAEHNRLYLLLSGSNLKPKFHMLTHYGRLLIKNGPLILTSCIRFEAKHKILKAFANSIPCRINLGHTLANKIQLQMASRYLTMSGLGPDLKMSKSFIIAPTVELSSIFLNKIPTELKVYVSWLDYKGILYQPGMVLVLEVNLDNCIFGEI, encoded by the exons ATGCAGGAAATAGTAGATGGAATATCAGATTTATTTTCTAGTGgtattgtttcatttttaaaaaacatggtTATGCCTCATTTAAAGGAGTGCagtatttctgaaaaaaatgaaatagattatttatttgatactttGGCTAAtccttttttcaatttcaaaactGAATATcagagatttaaattttttgaggataataatttgttttttaaacccAAAACAATAGTGATAGGTCacacaattgaaaaaaaaaatatttctggcATAGATCGACAAATAATGGTACCAGTTCAAGGACATTTGCTATCAATGAAACAAAATCTTAGACTATTGTTTGAATTTCCTGGGGTTTTCGAAGCAGCCTTTAAATATACTGAAGCTTCTACCAACCAAAATCAAATACTTTCATCATTTCTAAATGGTACTACTTGGAAGTCTATCAAACataaatttagtaataaaattgtttttcctaTATTCTTGTATTATGATGATGTTGAAATAGGAAACCCTTTAGGATCGCACTCTGGTATACATAAAATGggctgtgtatattatacaattcctGCTTTTCCCCCAGAATATTTATCaacattagataatatatttgctGCATTCTTATTTCACTCTTCAGATCTgggaaattcaaaattcaataataaaactatgttCGCTTCTCTGATTAATGATTTAATTGATTTACAAGAAAATGGAATTACTATTAcagttaattcaaatattattcaggTGTATTTTGTTCTTGGACTAGTCTTGGGTGACAATTTGGGTCTTAATTCTATATTAGGCTTTGTGTCAAGTTTTTCAGCCAATTATTGTTGTAGAATTTGTCGCTCCCATAAAACAAGCGCTCAAAAGATGCTTTTAGAATGTACAGAATCACTTAGAAGTGAAGAAAACTATATGCTAGATGTCCTTCAGGAAAATGTATCTGAAACAGGTGTAAATGAACTTTGTGTATTTAATGCTATTCCTAATTatcatgtaataattaatagtgtatGCGATTTTATGCATGATGTAACAGAGGGAGTTGCTCGTTATGATATGGCTGTTATAATCacacaattaataaatgataa atattttacattaattgttgGCGAACTAGTTCCTATAGAAACCCCTGTTTGGCAATTGTATATAGCGTTGCgaaaaattgttgatatttgCTGTGCAAAAACAATTCAATCCGAATGTTCTCATTTATTGGATCAAATAGTGGCTGAACATAATAgactttatttgttattatctgGAAGTAATCTTAAACCTAAATTTCACATGTTAACCCATTATGGGagacttttaattaaaaatggacCATTAATATTGACTtcttgtattagatttgaagCCAAGCATAAGATATTAAAAGCTTTTGCAAATTCAATTCCTTGTAGAATCAACCTTGGTCACACTCTAGCAAATAAAATTCAACTGCAAATGGCAAGTCGATATTTGACTATGTCTGGTTTAGGGCCAGATTTAAAAATGAgcaaaagttttataattgctCCAACTGTAGAATtgtcatcaatttttttaaataaaattcctaCAGAGTTGAAAGTATATGTATCATGGTTGGATTATAAAGGAATATTATACCAACCTGGTATGGTATTAGTATTAGAAGTCAATTTAGATAATTGCATTTTTGgagaaata